From Drosophila suzukii chromosome 2R, CBGP_Dsuzu_IsoJpt1.0, whole genome shotgun sequence, a single genomic window includes:
- the DMAP1 gene encoding DNA methyltransferase 1-associated protein 1 — translation MSADVRDILDMERANTPEVTRDSFLATKKRNFERTKTASRRPEGMHREVFALLYTDKKDAPPLLPTDTALGIGAGYKQTKARLGMKKVRKWEWAPFSNPARNDSAVFHHWKRVTDNSTDYPFAKFNKQLEVPSYTMTEYNAHLRNNINNWSKAQTDHLFDLARRFDLRFIVMADRWNRQQHGAKTVEELKERYYEVVALLAKAKNQTSEKKVFVYDAEHERRRKEQLEKLFKRTTQQVEEEQMLINEMKKIEARKKERERKTQDLQKLISQADQQNEHASNTPSTRKYEKKLHKKKVHTQPRPSKVDSVVNAIEIGSSGIKFADLRGSGVSLRSQKMKLPANIGQRKVKALEQAIQEFKVDPAPPPTEEICTSFNELRSDMVLLCELRTALSTCVYEMESLKHQYEAACPGKTLNIPPSLVPIKTEALDNSTN, via the exons ATGTCGGCCGATGTGCGCGATATTCTGGACATGGAGCGTGCCAACACGCCCGAAGTGACTAGGGATTCCTTTCTGGCCACCAAGAAGCGCAACTTCGAGCg gaCCAAGACGGCATCCCGTCGCCCGGAGGGAATGCACCGAGAGGTGTTCGCCTTGCTCTACACAGACAAAAAGGATGCACCTCCACTCCTGCCCACGGACACGGCCTTGGGAATTGGAGCCGGTTACAAGCAGACAAAAGCCCGTCTGGGAATGAAGAAGGTGCGCAAGTGGGAGTGGGCTCCATTCTCGAATCCGGCTCGCAACGATTCAGCCGTCTTCCATCACTGGAAACGGGTCACCGACAATTCCACCGACTACCCCTTCGCCAAATTCAACAAACAGCTGGAGGTGCCCTCGTACACGATGACGGAGTACAATGCCCACCTTAGAAACAACATCAACAACTGGAGCAAGGCGCAAACAGATCACCTCTTCGACCTGGCCAGGCG ATTCGATCTTCGTTTCATTGTGATGGCGGATCGCTGGAACCGCCAGCAGCATGGCGCCAAGACCGTGGAGGAGCTCAAGGAGCGCTACTATGAGGTGGTGGCCCTGCTCGCCAAGGCCAAGAATCAGACTAGTGAGAAGAAAGTATTCGTTTATGACGCCGAGCACGAGAGGCGGCGCAAGGAGCAGCTCGAGAAGCTGTTCAAACGCACCACCCAGCAGGTGGAGGAGGAGCAAATGCTCATCAACGAGATGAAGAAGATTGAGGCCCGTAAGAAGGAGCGCGAGCGCAAGACGCAGGACCTGCAAAAGCTCATCTCGCAAGCAGATCAGCAAAACGAGCACGCATCAAATACGCCCAGCACTCGCAAATACGAAAAGAAACTGCACAAGAAGAAGGTTCATACCCAGCCGCGGCCCTCCAAGGTGGACTCGGTGGTGAACGCCATAGAGATCGGTAGCAGCGGCATCAAGTTCGCCGACCTGCGCGGTTCCGGGGTCTCTCTGCGCTCGCAGAAGATGAAGCTACCGGCGAACATTGGTCAGCGCAAGGTGAAGGCCCTCGAGCAGGCCATCCAGGAGTTCAAAGTTG ATCCCGCTCCGCCGCCCACGGAGGAGATATGCACCTCCTTCAATGAACTGCGTTCCGATATGGTATTGCTCTGCGAGCTCCGCACGGCCCTGTCCACCTGCGTCTACGAGATGGAAAGCCTCAAACACCAGTATGAGGCCGCCTGTCCGGGGAAG ACGCTGAACATCCCGCCCTCACTGGTGCCCATCAAGACCGAAGCCCTGGACAATAGcacaaattaa
- the Isha gene encoding SR-related and CTD-associated factor 4 isoform X2: METVVAFNNELSGLYDSRPPISKAKMAAITKSAMRAIKLYKHVVQSVEKFILKCKPEYKVPGLYVIDSIVRQSRHQYGMDKDLFAPRFQRNLTETFANLFRCAPEDKSRIIRVLNLWQKNNVFKSEVIQPIFDLADPNHPIYHQMPPVGVGGGQGGGNGPGPSSSGALTLADISSGPNGLNSSAMELSMNSSVGEDKMGGAMPDLSDNNIKQLLNDPNVLRQLQTIQNFHKFKQQEENQKHRYPDEALQQHFQNVMKGNAGMPPGMGMGMGMGMGMNINMNDSMDLNKDVEFVSEQQTIEVINLDGADSRSPTPDRDRYKRNRRSSRTRSRSPRGRGAGGAGGGGAGNDRRRRSSRSRSRSRSPRSSRRRGSRDRERMDRNNRDKERDREHERERRKKGLPDIKKEHLSVCSTTLWVGHLSKLVYQEELSDTFGEYGDIVSIDQIVPRGCAFIVMNRRQDAHKAMQALKNHKLQGRAITISWAAGKGVKSKEWKDFWDLELGVTYIPWSKLSPDTDFDALEEGGMFDEDTMPIQMKQKINQAKNAGKDNKGASAAEAAGAPGVGVPPPGLIFGIDTTQPPPVGPVGPVGPPPGPGAPPPPGLLGMVRGQFPMAPPMGINMPPPMMMPPTNMPPPMMMPTTNMPPPMMMPPAMMPPVFPGIGGPPHPMGMPPGAPFPPPGAVPPPMPSVGQSSANSGSVSDDQMDIEMDLEDAPPPPPQPQVNFNPSPNNVELSPATLSNEMFQQRDRERDRERDRSRGPGSSRWGGRDDVVEAADRWRAENGGGGGGPGPGPGPAPGPGPNAAFNEARARLNLNPIDHGMPRPDFMDFDNRGGPPGGPRGMGPRGNHNGGPGGDFFPPNMNHNRFNQPTSLMQMRIPPPASFNQRMGGPPGNGGNGGGPMFMRNQGGGGGGGPGGGGPNGGPGGRQQGPGFFNPRNPFNDNQRGRGGQGGGGGRGMGGGGPGGRGRWSDDEDEGGNNFKRRGGPGGPGGNRFRGDRGGEMVDDRRGNNPRGGRGGPREDRERPGFGNRRGSRDDSNRHSISSTDDGSKPTPEPESRPKNVGAALANANPGAPPTNTRVDTEEDWDQELQDYEARMEAQKPSENASQSANSPPQDKVPAENQNFAKPADVSSDSSVQKSQTDASAACTPLYDELPPPAVTQAQAQPSREASPPRPEPQVIHTEAAPKEESVPAPAAVLQTEAPSAEEPKTQAASADVASEADA, translated from the exons ATGGAAACAGTGGTTGCCTTTAACAATGAG CTCTCCGGACTCTATGACAGCCGGCCGCCCATTTCCAAGGCCAAGATGGCCGCCATCACCAAGTCGGCGATGCGGGCCATCAAGCTGTACAAGCACGTCGTCCAGAGCGTAGAGAAGTTCATCCTGAAGTGCAAGCCGGAGTACAAGGTGCCCGGCCTGTACGTGATCGACTCGATAGTGCGCCAGTCGCGGCATCAGTACGGCATGGACAAAGATCTGTTCGCACCGCGCTTCCAGCGCAATCTCACGGAGACCTTTGCCAACTTGTTTCGCTGCGCTCCGGAGGACAAGAGCCGCATCATTCGTGTGCTGAACCTGTGGCAGAAGAACAACGTCTTCAAGTCGGAGGTGATCCAGCCGATCTTCGACCTGGCGGACCCCAACCATCCGATCTATCACCAGATGCCGCCGGTGGGCGTTGGTGGTGGACAGGGTGGCGGAAATGGTCCCGGTCCCAGCAGCAGCGGAGCCCTCACCCTGGCGGACATATCCAGTGGACCGAACGGACTCAACAGCTCCGCCATGGAGCTCAGCATGAACAGCTCCGTGGGCGAGGATAAGATGGGCGGGGCCATGCCCGACTTGTCG GACAACAACATCAAGCAGCTGCTGAATGATCCCAATGTGCTGCGGCAACTGCAGACGATTCAGAACTTCCACAAGTTCAAGCAGCAGGAGGAGAACCAGAAGCATCGCTATCCGGACGAAGCATTGCAGCAGCATTTCCAGAACGTAATGAAG GGAAATGCTGGTATGCCGCCGGgcatgggaatgggaatgggcaTGGGCATGGGCATGAACATCAACATGAACGACAGCATGGACCTCAACAAGGATGTCGAGTTTGTATCGGAGCAACAGACCATTGAG GTGATCAATCTGGATGGAGCCGATTCACGCAGTCCGACGCCAGACCGCGATCGCTACAAGCGTAACCGCAGGAGTAGTCGCACCCGCTCGAGATCTCCCCGTGGACGTGGAGCTGGAGGTGCCGGAGGAGGTGGAGCCGGCAACGACCGACGGCGACGCAGCTCTCGCTCTCGATCGCGCAGCCGATCACCTCGTTCCAGCCGTCGTCGAGGATCGCGGGACCGGGAGCGCATGGACCGGAACAACCGGGACAAGGAGAGGGATCGCGAGCACGAGCGAGAGCGACGCAAGAAGGGATTGCCGGACATCAAAAAGGAGCACCTCAGTG TGTGCAGCACTACACTGTGGGTGGGCCACCTGTCCAAGCTTGTTTACCAGGAGGAGCTGTCTGACACCTTCGGCGAGTATGGCGACATAGTGAGCATCGACCAGATTGTGCCGCGCGGATGCGCCTTCATTGTAATGAATCGGCGCCAGGACGCCCACAAGGCCATGCAAGCGCTGAAAAACCACAAACTGCAGGGACGCGCCATCACCATCTCGTGGGCCGCCGGCAAGGGTGTGAAAAGCAAGGAGTGGAAAGACTTCTGGGATCTAGAGCTGGGTGTTACCTACATTCCTTGGTCCAAACTTAGTCCGGACACGGACTTTGACGCCCTGGAGGAGGGTGGCATGTTTGACGAGGACACCATGCCCATCCAAATGAAGCAGAAGATCAACCAAGCGAAGAATGCCGGCAAGGACAATAAGGGTGCATCTGCTGCAGAGGCAGCTGGTGCGCCGGGGGTTGGTGTTCCACCACCAGGTCTGATCTTTGGCATCGATACGACTCAACCACCGCCGGTTGGGCCAGTTGGCCCGGTGGGCCCACCACCTGGTCCTGGAGCACCACCTCCTCCGGGACTATTGGGCATGGTTAGGGGACAATTCCCGATGGCCCCACCCATGGGCATCAATATGCCGCCGCCCATGATGATGCCgccaacaaatatgccaccacCAATGATGATGCCAACGACCAATATGCCTCCTCCGATGATGATGCCACCGGCCATGATGCCGCCTGTTTTTCCAG GCATCGGGGGACCCCCGCATCCTATGGGCATGCCACCCGGAGCTCCGTTCCCACCACCTGGAGCTGTGCCACCGCCCATGCCCAGCGTAGGGCAGTCGTCGGCCAATAGTGGCAGCGTGAGCGATGATCAAATGGACATTGAGATGGATTTGGAGGATGCCCCACCTCCGCCGCCGCAGCCGCAAGTTAACTTTAATCCGTCGCCCAACAATGTTGAGCTGTCACCAGCGACCTTGTCTAACGAGATGTTCCAACAACGGGACAGAGAGCGAGACCGGGAGAGGGATCGCTCTCGAGGCCCGGGAAGCTCGCGTTGGGGCGGACGAGATGATGTCGTCGAAGCGGCAGACCGTTGGCGCGCCGAAAATGGTGGCGGCGGAGGTGGTCCAGGACCTGGCCCTGGCCCTGCACCTGGACCTGGACCAAATGCTGCCTTCAACGAGGCACGAGCGCGACTCAACTTAAATCCTATTGATCACGGAATGCCAAGGCCGGACTTTATGG ATTTTGACAATCGCGGTGGACCACCGGGTGGACCTCGGGGAATGGGACCACGTGGAAACCACAACGGCGGCCCTGGAGGCGACTTTTTCCCGCCCAACATGAATCACAATCGATTCAACCAGCCCACCAGCCTGATGCAGATGCGCATCCCACCACCGGCCTCCTTTAACCAGCGCATGGGCGGTCCACCTGGTAATGGTGGCAACGGCGGTGGTCCCATGTTCATGCGGAAccaaggaggaggaggtggtggtggACCAGGAGGTGGGGGACCCAACGGCGGCCCAGGTGGACGACAGCAGGGACCAG GTTTCTTTAATCCTCGGAATCCCTTCAATGACAACCAACGCGGACGTGGTGGCCAAGGCGGTGGCGGAGGCCGTGGCATGGGCGGCGGTGGCCCTGGCGGACGCGGACGTTGGAGCGACGATGAAGACGAGGGCGGAAACAACTTTAAGCGGCGTGGTGGTCCAGGTGGGCCTGGCGGTAATCGATTCCGTGGCGATCGCGGCGGCGAAATGGTGGACGATCGTCGCGGTAACAATCCAAGAGGCGGTCGCGGAGGACCGCGCGAAGATCGGGAACGTCCAGGCTTTGGAAACAGACGCGGCTCACGAGACGACAGCAATCGTCATTCAATAAGCTCCACGGACGATGGCAGCAAACCGACTCCGGAGCCTGAGTCCCGGCCAAAAAATGTTGGAGCTGCATTAGCTAACGCCAACCCGGGAGCGCCCCCTACGAACACTAGGGTGGACACCGAGGAGGACTGGGATCAGGAGCTTCAGGACTACGAGGCGAGAATGGAGGCCCAGAAGCCTAGTGAAAATGCTTCTCAGTCCGCGAACAGTCCGCCACAGGATAAGGTTCCTGCTGAGAACCAAAACTTTGCCAAGCCAGCTGACGTGTCTAGCGATTCCTCTGTTCAGAAATCCCAAACGGATGCTTCAGCCGCCTGCACGCCCCTGTATGACGAGCTGCCACCGCCAGCGGTTACCCAGGCCCAAGCTCAGCCCTCGAGGGAAGCTTCTCCGCCCCGTCCGGAGCCGCAAGTCATTCACACAGAGGCTGCGCCCAAAGAGGAATCGGTTCCAGCGCCGGCTGCTGTACTCCAAACGGAGGCTCCATCTGCGGAGGAACCCAAAACACAAGCTGCTTCCGCCGATGTCGCAAGCGAAGCCGATGCATAG
- the Isha gene encoding SR-related and CTD-associated factor 4 isoform X1, which produces METVVAFNNELSGLYDSRPPISKAKMAAITKSAMRAIKLYKHVVQSVEKFILKCKPEYKVPGLYVIDSIVRQSRHQYGMDKDLFAPRFQRNLTETFANLFRCAPEDKSRIIRVLNLWQKNNVFKSEVIQPIFDLADPNHPIYHQMPPVGVGGGQGGGNGPGPSSSGALTLADISSGPNGLNSSAMELSMNSSVGEDKMGGAMPDLSLGHEKFSGGSSSSKRHYSEQHYSKRQSGASCSSKSSKSHHHKREYVKSSHDLDYQVREIIEDEDDGMQMMMADDHHCMGDDSPPTSSKLLDDNNIKQLLNDPNVLRQLQTIQNFHKFKQQEENQKHRYPDEALQQHFQNVMKGNAGMPPGMGMGMGMGMGMNINMNDSMDLNKDVEFVSEQQTIEVINLDGADSRSPTPDRDRYKRNRRSSRTRSRSPRGRGAGGAGGGGAGNDRRRRSSRSRSRSRSPRSSRRRGSRDRERMDRNNRDKERDREHERERRKKGLPDIKKEHLSVCSTTLWVGHLSKLVYQEELSDTFGEYGDIVSIDQIVPRGCAFIVMNRRQDAHKAMQALKNHKLQGRAITISWAAGKGVKSKEWKDFWDLELGVTYIPWSKLSPDTDFDALEEGGMFDEDTMPIQMKQKINQAKNAGKDNKGASAAEAAGAPGVGVPPPGLIFGIDTTQPPPVGPVGPVGPPPGPGAPPPPGLLGMVRGQFPMAPPMGINMPPPMMMPPTNMPPPMMMPTTNMPPPMMMPPAMMPPVFPGIGGPPHPMGMPPGAPFPPPGAVPPPMPSVGQSSANSGSVSDDQMDIEMDLEDAPPPPPQPQVNFNPSPNNVELSPATLSNEMFQQRDRERDRERDRSRGPGSSRWGGRDDVVEAADRWRAENGGGGGGPGPGPGPAPGPGPNAAFNEARARLNLNPIDHGMPRPDFMDFDNRGGPPGGPRGMGPRGNHNGGPGGDFFPPNMNHNRFNQPTSLMQMRIPPPASFNQRMGGPPGNGGNGGGPMFMRNQGGGGGGGPGGGGPNGGPGGRQQGPGFFNPRNPFNDNQRGRGGQGGGGGRGMGGGGPGGRGRWSDDEDEGGNNFKRRGGPGGPGGNRFRGDRGGEMVDDRRGNNPRGGRGGPREDRERPGFGNRRGSRDDSNRHSISSTDDGSKPTPEPESRPKNVGAALANANPGAPPTNTRVDTEEDWDQELQDYEARMEAQKPSENASQSANSPPQDKVPAENQNFAKPADVSSDSSVQKSQTDASAACTPLYDELPPPAVTQAQAQPSREASPPRPEPQVIHTEAAPKEESVPAPAAVLQTEAPSAEEPKTQAASADVASEADA; this is translated from the exons ATGGAAACAGTGGTTGCCTTTAACAATGAG CTCTCCGGACTCTATGACAGCCGGCCGCCCATTTCCAAGGCCAAGATGGCCGCCATCACCAAGTCGGCGATGCGGGCCATCAAGCTGTACAAGCACGTCGTCCAGAGCGTAGAGAAGTTCATCCTGAAGTGCAAGCCGGAGTACAAGGTGCCCGGCCTGTACGTGATCGACTCGATAGTGCGCCAGTCGCGGCATCAGTACGGCATGGACAAAGATCTGTTCGCACCGCGCTTCCAGCGCAATCTCACGGAGACCTTTGCCAACTTGTTTCGCTGCGCTCCGGAGGACAAGAGCCGCATCATTCGTGTGCTGAACCTGTGGCAGAAGAACAACGTCTTCAAGTCGGAGGTGATCCAGCCGATCTTCGACCTGGCGGACCCCAACCATCCGATCTATCACCAGATGCCGCCGGTGGGCGTTGGTGGTGGACAGGGTGGCGGAAATGGTCCCGGTCCCAGCAGCAGCGGAGCCCTCACCCTGGCGGACATATCCAGTGGACCGAACGGACTCAACAGCTCCGCCATGGAGCTCAGCATGAACAGCTCCGTGGGCGAGGATAAGATGGGCGGGGCCATGCCCGACTTGTCG CTGGGCCACGAGAAGTTTAGCGGtggcagcagcagctcgaaGCGCCATTACTCGGAGCAGCACTACTCCAAGCGCCAGTCGGGGGCATCGTGCTCGTCCAAGTCCAGCAAGTCGCATCATCATAAGCGGGAGTACGTCAAGAGCTCGCACGACCTTGACTACCAGGTGCGGGAGATCATCGAGGACGAGGATGATGGCATGCAGATGATGATGGCCGATGACCACCACTGCATGGGCGACGACTCACCGCCGACCTCATCCAAGCTGTTAGAC GACAACAACATCAAGCAGCTGCTGAATGATCCCAATGTGCTGCGGCAACTGCAGACGATTCAGAACTTCCACAAGTTCAAGCAGCAGGAGGAGAACCAGAAGCATCGCTATCCGGACGAAGCATTGCAGCAGCATTTCCAGAACGTAATGAAG GGAAATGCTGGTATGCCGCCGGgcatgggaatgggaatgggcaTGGGCATGGGCATGAACATCAACATGAACGACAGCATGGACCTCAACAAGGATGTCGAGTTTGTATCGGAGCAACAGACCATTGAG GTGATCAATCTGGATGGAGCCGATTCACGCAGTCCGACGCCAGACCGCGATCGCTACAAGCGTAACCGCAGGAGTAGTCGCACCCGCTCGAGATCTCCCCGTGGACGTGGAGCTGGAGGTGCCGGAGGAGGTGGAGCCGGCAACGACCGACGGCGACGCAGCTCTCGCTCTCGATCGCGCAGCCGATCACCTCGTTCCAGCCGTCGTCGAGGATCGCGGGACCGGGAGCGCATGGACCGGAACAACCGGGACAAGGAGAGGGATCGCGAGCACGAGCGAGAGCGACGCAAGAAGGGATTGCCGGACATCAAAAAGGAGCACCTCAGTG TGTGCAGCACTACACTGTGGGTGGGCCACCTGTCCAAGCTTGTTTACCAGGAGGAGCTGTCTGACACCTTCGGCGAGTATGGCGACATAGTGAGCATCGACCAGATTGTGCCGCGCGGATGCGCCTTCATTGTAATGAATCGGCGCCAGGACGCCCACAAGGCCATGCAAGCGCTGAAAAACCACAAACTGCAGGGACGCGCCATCACCATCTCGTGGGCCGCCGGCAAGGGTGTGAAAAGCAAGGAGTGGAAAGACTTCTGGGATCTAGAGCTGGGTGTTACCTACATTCCTTGGTCCAAACTTAGTCCGGACACGGACTTTGACGCCCTGGAGGAGGGTGGCATGTTTGACGAGGACACCATGCCCATCCAAATGAAGCAGAAGATCAACCAAGCGAAGAATGCCGGCAAGGACAATAAGGGTGCATCTGCTGCAGAGGCAGCTGGTGCGCCGGGGGTTGGTGTTCCACCACCAGGTCTGATCTTTGGCATCGATACGACTCAACCACCGCCGGTTGGGCCAGTTGGCCCGGTGGGCCCACCACCTGGTCCTGGAGCACCACCTCCTCCGGGACTATTGGGCATGGTTAGGGGACAATTCCCGATGGCCCCACCCATGGGCATCAATATGCCGCCGCCCATGATGATGCCgccaacaaatatgccaccacCAATGATGATGCCAACGACCAATATGCCTCCTCCGATGATGATGCCACCGGCCATGATGCCGCCTGTTTTTCCAG GCATCGGGGGACCCCCGCATCCTATGGGCATGCCACCCGGAGCTCCGTTCCCACCACCTGGAGCTGTGCCACCGCCCATGCCCAGCGTAGGGCAGTCGTCGGCCAATAGTGGCAGCGTGAGCGATGATCAAATGGACATTGAGATGGATTTGGAGGATGCCCCACCTCCGCCGCCGCAGCCGCAAGTTAACTTTAATCCGTCGCCCAACAATGTTGAGCTGTCACCAGCGACCTTGTCTAACGAGATGTTCCAACAACGGGACAGAGAGCGAGACCGGGAGAGGGATCGCTCTCGAGGCCCGGGAAGCTCGCGTTGGGGCGGACGAGATGATGTCGTCGAAGCGGCAGACCGTTGGCGCGCCGAAAATGGTGGCGGCGGAGGTGGTCCAGGACCTGGCCCTGGCCCTGCACCTGGACCTGGACCAAATGCTGCCTTCAACGAGGCACGAGCGCGACTCAACTTAAATCCTATTGATCACGGAATGCCAAGGCCGGACTTTATGG ATTTTGACAATCGCGGTGGACCACCGGGTGGACCTCGGGGAATGGGACCACGTGGAAACCACAACGGCGGCCCTGGAGGCGACTTTTTCCCGCCCAACATGAATCACAATCGATTCAACCAGCCCACCAGCCTGATGCAGATGCGCATCCCACCACCGGCCTCCTTTAACCAGCGCATGGGCGGTCCACCTGGTAATGGTGGCAACGGCGGTGGTCCCATGTTCATGCGGAAccaaggaggaggaggtggtggtggACCAGGAGGTGGGGGACCCAACGGCGGCCCAGGTGGACGACAGCAGGGACCAG GTTTCTTTAATCCTCGGAATCCCTTCAATGACAACCAACGCGGACGTGGTGGCCAAGGCGGTGGCGGAGGCCGTGGCATGGGCGGCGGTGGCCCTGGCGGACGCGGACGTTGGAGCGACGATGAAGACGAGGGCGGAAACAACTTTAAGCGGCGTGGTGGTCCAGGTGGGCCTGGCGGTAATCGATTCCGTGGCGATCGCGGCGGCGAAATGGTGGACGATCGTCGCGGTAACAATCCAAGAGGCGGTCGCGGAGGACCGCGCGAAGATCGGGAACGTCCAGGCTTTGGAAACAGACGCGGCTCACGAGACGACAGCAATCGTCATTCAATAAGCTCCACGGACGATGGCAGCAAACCGACTCCGGAGCCTGAGTCCCGGCCAAAAAATGTTGGAGCTGCATTAGCTAACGCCAACCCGGGAGCGCCCCCTACGAACACTAGGGTGGACACCGAGGAGGACTGGGATCAGGAGCTTCAGGACTACGAGGCGAGAATGGAGGCCCAGAAGCCTAGTGAAAATGCTTCTCAGTCCGCGAACAGTCCGCCACAGGATAAGGTTCCTGCTGAGAACCAAAACTTTGCCAAGCCAGCTGACGTGTCTAGCGATTCCTCTGTTCAGAAATCCCAAACGGATGCTTCAGCCGCCTGCACGCCCCTGTATGACGAGCTGCCACCGCCAGCGGTTACCCAGGCCCAAGCTCAGCCCTCGAGGGAAGCTTCTCCGCCCCGTCCGGAGCCGCAAGTCATTCACACAGAGGCTGCGCCCAAAGAGGAATCGGTTCCAGCGCCGGCTGCTGTACTCCAAACGGAGGCTCCATCTGCGGAGGAACCCAAAACACAAGCTGCTTCCGCCGATGTCGCAAGCGAAGCCGATGCATAG
- the Isha gene encoding uncharacterized protein Isha isoform X3 — protein METVVAFNNELSGLYDSRPPISKAKMAAITKSAMRAIKLYKHVVQSVEKFILKCKPEYKVPGLYVIDSIVRQSRHQYGMDKDLFAPRFQRNLTETFANLFRCAPEDKSRIIRVLNLWQKNNVFKSEVIQPIFDLADPNHPIYHQMPPVGVGGGQGGGNGPGPSSSGALTLADISSGPNGLNSSAMELSMNSSVGEDKMGGAMPDLSLGHEKFSGGSSSSKRHYSEQHYSKRQSGASCSSKSSKSHHHKREYVKSSHDLDYQVREIIEDEDDGMQMMMADDHHCMGDDSPPTSSKLLDDNNIKQLLNDPNVLRQLQTIQNFHKFKQQEENQKHRYPDEALQQHFQNVMKGNAGMPPGMGMGMGMGMGMNINMNDSMDLNKDVEFVSEQQTIECAALHCGWATCPSLFTRRSCLTPSASMAT, from the exons ATGGAAACAGTGGTTGCCTTTAACAATGAG CTCTCCGGACTCTATGACAGCCGGCCGCCCATTTCCAAGGCCAAGATGGCCGCCATCACCAAGTCGGCGATGCGGGCCATCAAGCTGTACAAGCACGTCGTCCAGAGCGTAGAGAAGTTCATCCTGAAGTGCAAGCCGGAGTACAAGGTGCCCGGCCTGTACGTGATCGACTCGATAGTGCGCCAGTCGCGGCATCAGTACGGCATGGACAAAGATCTGTTCGCACCGCGCTTCCAGCGCAATCTCACGGAGACCTTTGCCAACTTGTTTCGCTGCGCTCCGGAGGACAAGAGCCGCATCATTCGTGTGCTGAACCTGTGGCAGAAGAACAACGTCTTCAAGTCGGAGGTGATCCAGCCGATCTTCGACCTGGCGGACCCCAACCATCCGATCTATCACCAGATGCCGCCGGTGGGCGTTGGTGGTGGACAGGGTGGCGGAAATGGTCCCGGTCCCAGCAGCAGCGGAGCCCTCACCCTGGCGGACATATCCAGTGGACCGAACGGACTCAACAGCTCCGCCATGGAGCTCAGCATGAACAGCTCCGTGGGCGAGGATAAGATGGGCGGGGCCATGCCCGACTTGTCG CTGGGCCACGAGAAGTTTAGCGGtggcagcagcagctcgaaGCGCCATTACTCGGAGCAGCACTACTCCAAGCGCCAGTCGGGGGCATCGTGCTCGTCCAAGTCCAGCAAGTCGCATCATCATAAGCGGGAGTACGTCAAGAGCTCGCACGACCTTGACTACCAGGTGCGGGAGATCATCGAGGACGAGGATGATGGCATGCAGATGATGATGGCCGATGACCACCACTGCATGGGCGACGACTCACCGCCGACCTCATCCAAGCTGTTAGAC GACAACAACATCAAGCAGCTGCTGAATGATCCCAATGTGCTGCGGCAACTGCAGACGATTCAGAACTTCCACAAGTTCAAGCAGCAGGAGGAGAACCAGAAGCATCGCTATCCGGACGAAGCATTGCAGCAGCATTTCCAGAACGTAATGAAG GGAAATGCTGGTATGCCGCCGGgcatgggaatgggaatgggcaTGGGCATGGGCATGAACATCAACATGAACGACAGCATGGACCTCAACAAGGATGTCGAGTTTGTATCGGAGCAACAGACCATTGAG TGTGCAGCACTACACTGTGGGTGGGCCACCTGTCCAAGCTTGTTTACCAGGAGGAGCTGTCTGACACCTTCGGCGAGTATGGCGACATAG